The sequence AAAGGTTGGGACGGCACTTATAAAAATGCCTTTTTGCCTACAGATACTTATTTATGGAGGCTGCGCTACCAAGGGTACTTTGATAAAATATTACGCACCTATACCAAAAACGGTGTAGTTAAACTTATCCGCTAAAAAGCCCTCTAAAAAAACTTTGTTCACTACCTTTGCAGCCCATGAAAAAAACTGCAATAGATTTCGGCATCGCTAAAAAATACATCTACATTTCGTTGGCATTGTTTGCCTTCAATATGTTCACTGCGGTGCACACCTACGTGCAAAAGCCCGAGCACAGTACACTTTACCAAGTGGGATATATACTGTTTCCCTTTTTTGGGGCATTCATAGCAGGTACATTGTTGGGTTTTATCGTGATGATGTTCCCTACCAAAACTGAGTACAGACCCGAGATTAAATATACCCGCTCAAAGGTTATAGGTATTTTAATTGCTAACGCCGTTTTTGTGTTCTTGTACATCTACAAGTTGCTTTCGTTCTATTACCCTGCAACCAATGCTTGATAAGCCCCTGCAAGATATAAAAGTTATTGAGCTGGCTTCAGTGCTGGCAGGCCCCGCCGTGGGGATGTTTTTGGCTGAACTGGGTGCGGAAGTGATTAAGATTGAAAATCCGGCCACAGGCGGCGATGTAACCCGCAGTTGGAAATTACCCACCGAAAGCATTGACAGTCCCATATCGGCATATTTTTGTTCAGTAAATTGGGGCAAACAACATTTGTTTCTTGACTTAAAAAGTCCCGAAGGAAAACAGCAAGTTTATGAATTGGCAAAGTCTGCTGATATTTTAGTTGCCAATTATAAGCCCGGCGACGCTCATAAGCTGGGCATGGATTACGATACATTTAAAGCCATTAACCCGAAACTTATTTATGCCGAGTTGACGGGTTACGGCAATAAAGACCCCCGTGCGGCATTTGATGTAGTGCTGCAAGCCGAAGTGGGCTATATGAGCATGAACGGTACGCCCGATAGCGGCCCCGTAAAAATGCCTTTTGCTATGATTGATTTATTGGCCGCACACCAACTGAAACAAGGGATATTACTTGCCTTGTGGCAACGTGAAAAAACAGGTAACGGCTGCCATGTAAGCACCACACTATACGATAGCGGCCTTGCAATGCTAAGTAATATGGCTACCAATTGGCTAATGGCGGGTCAAGTGGCACACCGTATTGGCAATGCCCATTACAATATTTGCCCCTATGGTGATATTTTAAACTGTGCTAACGGATACCAAATTGTATTGGCAGTGGGTAATAACCAACAATTTGCGCACTTGTGCGAGTTATTAGGCGATGCTAACCTTGCCGCTGACGAGCGTTTTGCAACCAACCCAGCACGTGTAACCAACCGTCCGCAGTTGATTTTACTACTAAACGAACTATCAGCCAAACTGAACGGTGAGCACCTTTTACAGCAATTACAAGCAGCTAAAGTACCTGCCGGAGCCATACAAAATATGCAGCAGGTGTTTAGCACACCAGCAGCACAGGCAATGATTCTTGAAGAAAATATTGACGGAATACCCACCAAACGGGTAAAAACGGTTGGGTTTAACCTAGTGGAGTAGTCGCAAACTGCAAAACAAACACAGCTGTTCCGTTGTTATTACTACAAAAATGAGATTACGTAACTAAGCTCAATTGCGAGTTTCAAATTCTGCAAATCCTAAAACTTAGTGGTATCTTTGCACACTTATTAAAAATGGCAGTTGTTTTAAAAAATCTTGAACAAATAGAGGGAATTAGGAACAGCAGTGTTTTGGCTGCCCAAACCCTTAAATACCTTGAGCAATTTGTGATACCCGGTAATACCACCGAGTTCATCAACAAAAAGTGCGAGGAATACGTACGTGACCACGGTGCTACCCCTGCTACCATAGGCTACAAAGGTTATAAATACGGTAGCTGCATCAGCCCTAACGATGTGATATGCCACGGTGTACCCAACCAGTATGCCTTGCGCGACGGTGATATTGTGAACATTGATGTTACCACTATTTTAAAAGGCTACTTTGGCGATACCTGCAAAATGTATGAAGTGGGCGAAGTGAGTGAGTATGCCAAAAAATTGGTGAAAGTAACCAAAGAAGCAATGTCTTTGGGTATTGAGCAATGTACTCCCG comes from Bacteroidota bacterium and encodes:
- a CDS encoding CoA transferase → MLDKPLQDIKVIELASVLAGPAVGMFLAELGAEVIKIENPATGGDVTRSWKLPTESIDSPISAYFCSVNWGKQHLFLDLKSPEGKQQVYELAKSADILVANYKPGDAHKLGMDYDTFKAINPKLIYAELTGYGNKDPRAAFDVVLQAEVGYMSMNGTPDSGPVKMPFAMIDLLAAHQLKQGILLALWQREKTGNGCHVSTTLYDSGLAMLSNMATNWLMAGQVAHRIGNAHYNICPYGDILNCANGYQIVLAVGNNQQFAHLCELLGDANLAADERFATNPARVTNRPQLILLLNELSAKLNGEHLLQQLQAAKVPAGAIQNMQQVFSTPAAQAMILEENIDGIPTKRVKTVGFNLVE
- the map gene encoding type I methionyl aminopeptidase, whose product is MAVVLKNLEQIEGIRNSSVLAAQTLKYLEQFVIPGNTTEFINKKCEEYVRDHGATPATIGYKGYKYGSCISPNDVICHGVPNQYALRDGDIVNIDVTTILKGYFGDTCKMYEVGEVSEYAKKLVKVTKEAMSLGIEQCTPGNYLGNIGFAINRHATKHGYSTVYEFCGHGVGLKFHEDPEVTHIGDKNSGPKLKAGMTFTVEPMINAGKARSKVDKRDGWTARTIDGKLSAQFEHTIWVTDGKPVALTDIDNELVALGYCQTYEEAFAAATTPATAQ